In a genomic window of Rhodobacter sp. 24-YEA-8:
- a CDS encoding alpha/beta hydrolase: MRPALLLVLVLAVLACAPRPGADVLLPVADGTVPDATTKRVWMVTTRARDPVSAWSFGSGRAPSPDYGYFDISVPPDHKPGAIEWPKGRPDPATDFVTLGQVSLAPRAFLQDLGHEQTGVYVHGFNTSFQEALYRLAQLSADAHVPGNPVLFSWPSQAHVAGYIADRDGADYSRSALAGLLSDLSRGRRTAEPVMVLGHSMGGRLTMEALRQLKLEGRSDVLDRLEVILAAPDIDLDMFREQMAVIGQLKHPLTVLVSSDDKALAFSARLAARRERLGTVDVKDPAIRELARRMGIRIIDITDLPSDDPAHSRYVSLLSGAGENAVTNVFQGLRQAGAYALDQLGL; encoded by the coding sequence ATGCGCCCTGCCCTGCTCCTTGTGCTTGTGCTGGCGGTGCTGGCCTGTGCTCCGCGCCCCGGTGCAGATGTGCTTTTGCCCGTGGCTGACGGAACGGTGCCCGACGCCACGACCAAACGCGTCTGGATGGTCACCACCCGCGCCCGCGACCCGGTCAGTGCCTGGAGTTTCGGATCAGGCCGCGCGCCGTCACCTGACTATGGCTATTTCGACATCTCGGTGCCACCCGACCATAAGCCCGGCGCGATTGAATGGCCGAAAGGGCGCCCCGATCCCGCGACTGATTTCGTCACGCTCGGCCAGGTCAGCCTGGCCCCCCGCGCCTTTCTGCAGGATCTGGGCCATGAGCAGACCGGCGTCTATGTCCATGGTTTCAATACGTCATTCCAGGAGGCGCTTTATCGCCTCGCGCAGCTCTCGGCGGATGCGCATGTCCCCGGCAATCCGGTCCTGTTCTCCTGGCCGTCTCAGGCTCATGTCGCGGGCTATATCGCAGACCGTGACGGGGCGGATTACTCGCGCTCGGCGCTGGCGGGCCTCCTCTCGGATCTGAGCCGGGGGCGCAGAACCGCAGAACCGGTGATGGTGCTTGGCCATTCCATGGGCGGACGCCTGACGATGGAGGCGTTGCGGCAGCTGAAGCTTGAAGGCCGCAGCGATGTGCTGGACCGGCTGGAGGTGATCCTGGCCGCGCCCGATATCGATCTGGATATGTTTCGCGAACAGATGGCCGTGATCGGGCAATTGAAGCATCCGCTGACGGTGCTGGTCTCATCCGATGACAAGGCACTGGCCTTTTCCGCCCGCCTGGCGGCACGGCGCGAGCGGCTCGGAACGGTCGATGTCAAGGATCCCGCGATCCGCGAACTCGCGCGGCGGATGGGGATCCGTATCATTGATATCACCGATCTGCCCAGCGATGACCCGGCCCATAGCCGCTATGTCAGCCTTTTGTCCGGAGCCGGGGAAAACGCGGTGACCAATGTGTTCCAGGGGCTGCGCCAGGCCGGGGCCTATGCCCTGGATCAGCTGGGGCTCTGA
- a CDS encoding response regulator transcription factor yields MRLLLVEDSPDLAGSVLRHLSAAGHAVDHASDAAGALAAMAVGDYACVILDLGLPDGSGLSVLRERRRAGDRTPVIIATALDQISDRIAGLDAGADDYVVKPFDLAELSARIRAHARRGQFLPETRLQIGGIEVDRAAARLWRGADEIRLTSREWALFDALLGARGRVLGKSALEEALYNFDATIEGNAVEVYISRLRQKIGAGMIETRRGLGYVLT; encoded by the coding sequence ATGCGCCTGCTTCTTGTCGAGGATTCCCCTGATCTCGCCGGTTCCGTGCTGCGTCATCTGAGCGCTGCGGGCCATGCGGTTGATCATGCGTCTGATGCTGCGGGCGCGCTGGCCGCGATGGCGGTCGGGGATTATGCCTGCGTGATCCTCGATCTGGGCCTGCCCGATGGCTCTGGCCTCTCGGTCCTGCGCGAGCGCCGCAGGGCGGGGGACCGGACGCCGGTGATCATCGCGACCGCGCTCGACCAGATCAGCGACCGCATCGCGGGGCTTGATGCCGGTGCCGATGATTATGTCGTTAAACCCTTTGATCTGGCCGAGCTGTCGGCACGCATCCGCGCCCATGCGCGACGCGGCCAGTTCCTGCCGGAAACCCGGTTGCAGATCGGCGGGATCGAGGTCGACCGCGCGGCAGCACGCCTCTGGCGCGGGGCTGACGAGATCCGCCTGACCTCGCGCGAATGGGCGCTGTTTGATGCGCTTCTGGGCGCGCGGGGGCGGGTGCTGGGGAAATCCGCGCTGGAAGAGGCGCTCTATAATTTCGACGCTACCATCGAGGGCAATGCGGTCGAGGTCTATATCTCGCGGCTCAGGCAAAAGATCGGTGCCGGGATGATCGAGACCCGGCGCGGCCTTGGATATGTGCTGACATGA
- a CDS encoding energy-coupling factor transporter transmembrane component T yields the protein MYRPGPDNSWRRASPLTRLAVLAVVAAMLPLWPAPVLLGALCLALAGGAGLGFGRVLGLRLLVLMLPVGLALGLVHGFLIARGPPGICGPFACYPEGLRYALLVFSRLALLLSVSLIFVMTTRPSDLARALDGAGVRPSVSYLLTAPLSLVESVGQEARQIRDSLQMRGLSARGPLRERFRMLVGMVNPLVRGLITEAPVRAEALEMRGFRASPKRGLIDPVEDTAREIWLRRGLLALALLQLGLLLLWR from the coding sequence ATGTACAGGCCTGGCCCTGATAATTCCTGGCGGCGCGCCAGCCCTCTGACGCGGCTCGCGGTGCTGGCGGTGGTGGCAGCGATGCTGCCTCTCTGGCCGGCGCCGGTGCTGCTGGGGGCGCTGTGTCTTGCGCTGGCAGGGGGGGCAGGGCTTGGTTTTGGCCGTGTCCTGGGGCTGCGGCTGCTGGTGCTGATGTTGCCGGTCGGGCTCGCGCTTGGCCTCGTGCATGGGTTCCTGATCGCGCGGGGTCCGCCCGGCATATGCGGCCCCTTTGCCTGCTACCCCGAGGGGCTGCGCTATGCGCTGCTGGTCTTTTCGCGGCTCGCGCTTTTGCTGTCGGTAAGCCTGATTTTCGTGATGACCACGCGCCCTTCAGATCTGGCGCGGGCGCTGGACGGGGCAGGGGTCAGGCCCTCGGTCTCCTATCTGCTGACGGCGCCGCTGTCGCTGGTGGAAAGCGTCGGCCAGGAGGCCCGGCAGATCCGCGACAGTCTGCAGATGCGCGGCCTCTCGGCGCGCGGCCCTCTGCGCGAGCGGTTCCGGATGCTGGTTGGCATGGTCAATCCGCTGGTGCGCGGGCTGATCACCGAAGCCCCTGTCCGGGCCGAGGCGCTGGAGATGCGCGGCTTTCGCGCCAGCCCGAAGCGCGGGCTGATCGACCCGGTCGAAGACACAGCGCGCGAGATCTGGCTGCGCCGGGGCCTTTTGGCGCTTGCGCTGCTGCAACTGGGGCTTTTGCTGCTATGGCGTTGA
- a CDS encoding energy-coupling factor ABC transporter ATP-binding protein codes for MFSGVSFTLAPGERLSILAGNGMGKTTLARGLAGFLKTEGRLDWQGEALHSMSRADHARLVQVVGQRPHLQLSGRGYSLREEVAFGPENLGLPVAEIRARTAEALHFLNLTHLAERDCRRLSGGETQRAALAGALAMRPRLLILDEPMTDLDAESRDALAGHLRSLPWEMAVIFLDIGWQSWMAGLVDHHLLLDQGEMSDPLTTEALFATPLPERIFLAGQPA; via the coding sequence TTGTTCAGCGGGGTGTCTTTCACCCTGGCGCCGGGAGAGCGGCTCTCGATCCTCGCCGGGAACGGCATGGGCAAGACCACGCTGGCGCGCGGCCTTGCGGGGTTCCTTAAAACAGAGGGCAGGCTCGACTGGCAGGGCGAGGCGCTGCATTCGATGTCGCGTGCGGACCATGCGCGGCTCGTGCAGGTCGTGGGGCAGCGGCCGCATCTGCAGCTCAGCGGGCGCGGCTACAGCCTGCGTGAAGAAGTGGCATTCGGGCCGGAAAATCTTGGCCTGCCGGTGGCCGAGATCCGCGCGCGCACGGCAGAAGCCCTGCATTTCCTGAACCTGACCCATCTCGCAGAGCGCGATTGCCGTCGGCTCTCGGGGGGGGAAACACAGCGCGCGGCGCTGGCCGGTGCGCTTGCGATGCGGCCGCGCCTGCTGATCCTGGACGAGCCGATGACCGATCTCGATGCCGAAAGCCGCGACGCTTTGGCCGGTCATCTGCGCAGCCTGCCCTGGGAAATGGCGGTGATATTCCTCGATATCGGCTGGCAATCCTGGATGGCGGGGCTGGTGGATCACCATTTGCTGCTGGATCAGGGTGAGATGAGCGACCCGCTGACGACAGAGGCGCTGTTCGCAACGCCGCTGCCCGAGCGTATTTTTCTGGCGGGACAACCGGCATGA
- a CDS encoding ABC transporter ATP-binding protein, which yields MTREDTVIADDLSFGYPGQARLFERLSLRFAPGAVVAVLGPNGRGKSSLLRLFAGLEKPLAGRISVAGVDPAGPEARDLARVAGMVAQSSDRHFLRTKVQDEVALTARNLDLPAPAALAAQALERLGIADLAAQHPLDLDAGEKRLVALASAIAHGPRLLLLDEIQRGLDRINRQKVIRLIGAEAAQGTTILAVTHDRDFAEAIAGAELVFGDEGIRLT from the coding sequence ATGACGCGCGAAGACACGGTGATCGCAGACGATCTGAGCTTCGGCTATCCCGGCCAGGCCCGGCTTTTTGAGCGGCTTTCGCTGCGATTTGCCCCGGGGGCGGTGGTGGCGGTGCTTGGCCCCAACGGCCGTGGCAAAAGCAGCCTCTTGCGGCTTTTCGCGGGGCTGGAAAAGCCGCTTGCGGGCAGGATCTCGGTCGCGGGCGTTGATCCGGCAGGGCCGGAAGCCCGCGATCTCGCCCGGGTTGCGGGCATGGTCGCGCAATCCTCGGACCGCCATTTTCTGCGCACGAAAGTTCAGGACGAGGTGGCGCTGACTGCCCGCAATCTCGACCTTCCCGCCCCCGCCGCGCTGGCCGCTCAGGCGCTGGAACGGCTCGGGATTGCGGATCTCGCGGCGCAGCATCCGCTTGACCTTGATGCCGGCGAGAAACGTCTGGTCGCGCTGGCTTCGGCCATCGCGCATGGGCCGCGCCTTTTGCTGCTTGATGAGATCCAGCGCGGGCTGGACCGGATCAACCGGCAAAAGGTGATAAGGCTGATCGGCGCGGAGGCGGCGCAGGGCACGACCATCCTCGCCGTGACCCATGACCGCGATTTCGCGGAGGCCATTGCCGGGGCCGAACTGGTCTTCGGCGATGAGGGCATCCGCCTCACATAA
- a CDS encoding ECF transporter S component, translated as MTSGLFSTRNLVLAAIGIALNIALGQTASFLKLPIFLDSIGTVLAAVLAGPVIGGLTGLLTNLLWGLIQGPTVAFFAPVALVIGVVAGLLARAGFFREIWQAALSGVVITIALAFVAVPIRIYLFGGVTGSGADFLTAYLLKLGQDLFPSVLTTVLGWNIADKVLTAVLVWGIVRGLPGRATSDWPFLAHSRA; from the coding sequence ATGACATCCGGACTTTTCTCTACCCGCAACCTGGTGCTTGCCGCCATCGGTATCGCGCTGAACATCGCGCTTGGCCAGACGGCCTCGTTTCTGAAGCTGCCGATCTTCCTCGACTCGATCGGGACCGTGCTGGCGGCCGTGCTGGCCGGGCCGGTGATCGGCGGGCTGACGGGGCTTCTGACCAATCTGCTCTGGGGTCTGATCCAGGGGCCGACGGTCGCCTTCTTTGCCCCGGTCGCGCTGGTGATCGGTGTGGTGGCCGGCCTCCTGGCGCGTGCGGGCTTTTTCCGTGAAATCTGGCAGGCGGCACTTTCCGGCGTGGTCATCACCATCGCGCTTGCTTTTGTCGCTGTGCCGATCCGGATCTACCTCTTCGGCGGTGTCACCGGCTCTGGCGCCGATTTCCTGACCGCTTATCTGCTCAAGCTGGGCCAGGATCTGTTCCCCTCGGTGCTGACCACCGTTCTGGGCTGGAATATCGCCGACAAGGTACTGACGGCGGTGCTGGTCTGGGGGATCGTGCGTGGCCTGCCCGGGCGCGCGACTTCGGACTGGCCCTTCCTCGCTCATAGCCGGGCCTGA
- a CDS encoding phosphoethanolamine transferase: MSLFESLRRLPRPVIPHLVLNVAVASFVMLALNHGFWTRLLAEFPASPGRVAMFGFGVWALTLLTLELLGPGRLQKPVAAVLLLLAATASYYERNFGVLIDREMVRNIFETTVTESRHLITLRMVAGIFVTGVLPAALVFWPRVNRVRLVHQLWRWPLGVALSFALMTGALFSHYKDYSAMLRERHDLMGSYQPGASLTAGIRYAREQWKTADPTAAPYGRDAKPGEALARADKPVLLVVFVGETARAQNFGLNGYARNTTPDLAKRDVIAFTDASSCGTSTAVSVPCMFSGLGKASYSREGALGRENLMDILGHAGITPLWVDNNTGDQNVASRTGWARVDASLAPEACAVECTDEALLPAIRDRLAKIDRDTVLVLHMIGSHGPAYYLRYGPERAGFAPACESAQFSDCTAEEIVNAYDNSILETDHVLASTIDMLAAAQNVIPAMVFMSDHGESLGENGLYLHAAPSFMAPAEQTQVPFVLWLDPRFSSAMGLDATCLAQEATQPVSHDNFFHTVLGLMDVRTSARDAALDLTTPCRNPGLM; the protein is encoded by the coding sequence ATGTCGCTTTTTGAATCACTCCGGCGTCTTCCGCGCCCTGTTATCCCGCATCTCGTGCTGAATGTCGCGGTGGCCTCCTTTGTGATGCTGGCGCTCAATCACGGGTTCTGGACGCGGCTGCTCGCGGAATTTCCTGCCTCGCCCGGCCGGGTGGCGATGTTTGGCTTCGGTGTCTGGGCGCTGACGCTGCTGACCCTTGAATTGCTCGGCCCGGGGCGACTGCAAAAGCCGGTGGCAGCTGTGCTGCTCCTCCTCGCAGCCACTGCAAGCTATTATGAGCGCAATTTCGGCGTGCTGATCGACCGCGAGATGGTGCGCAATATCTTTGAGACCACGGTGACGGAATCGCGCCATCTGATCACGCTGCGGATGGTCGCCGGGATCTTTGTGACCGGCGTTCTGCCGGCAGCGCTGGTCTTCTGGCCGCGTGTCAACCGGGTCAGGCTGGTGCATCAGCTCTGGCGCTGGCCTCTGGGCGTGGCGCTGAGTTTTGCGCTGATGACCGGCGCTTTGTTCAGCCATTACAAGGATTACTCGGCCATGCTGCGCGAGCGCCATGACCTGATGGGGTCCTATCAGCCCGGCGCCAGCCTGACCGCCGGCATTCGCTATGCCCGCGAGCAGTGGAAGACCGCCGACCCCACCGCCGCGCCTTATGGCCGGGATGCGAAACCTGGCGAGGCGCTGGCGCGCGCAGACAAGCCCGTCTTGCTGGTCGTCTTTGTCGGAGAGACCGCGCGGGCACAGAATTTCGGCCTGAACGGCTATGCGCGCAACACCACACCGGATCTCGCAAAGCGCGATGTGATCGCCTTTACCGATGCCTCTTCCTGCGGCACATCAACCGCCGTGTCGGTGCCCTGCATGTTCTCGGGTCTCGGCAAGGCCAGCTACAGCCGCGAGGGCGCACTTGGCCGCGAGAACCTGATGGATATCCTCGGACATGCCGGGATCACCCCGCTCTGGGTCGACAATAATACCGGCGATCAGAATGTGGCCAGCCGTACCGGCTGGGCGCGGGTCGATGCCAGCCTTGCGCCGGAAGCCTGCGCGGTCGAATGCACGGATGAGGCGCTTTTGCCGGCGATCCGTGACCGGCTGGCAAAGATCGACCGCGATACGGTGCTGGTACTGCATATGATCGGCAGCCATGGTCCTGCCTATTACCTGCGCTACGGGCCGGAGCGCGCGGGTTTTGCCCCCGCCTGCGAAAGCGCGCAATTCTCGGATTGCACCGCAGAAGAAATCGTCAACGCCTATGACAATTCGATCCTCGAGACCGATCACGTTCTGGCCAGCACCATCGACATGCTTGCCGCAGCTCAGAATGTGATCCCGGCCATGGTGTTTATGTCGGACCATGGTGAATCACTGGGAGAAAACGGCCTCTACCTGCATGCCGCCCCCTCGTTCATGGCGCCCGCCGAACAGACGCAAGTGCCCTTCGTCCTCTGGCTGGATCCGCGCTTCTCAAGCGCGATGGGGCTCGATGCCACCTGCCTCGCGCAGGAGGCGACGCAGCCGGTCAGCCATGACAATTTCTTTCATACCGTGCTGGGTCTGATGGATGTCAGAACCTCGGCCCGTGACGCCGCGCTGGATCTGACCACACCCTGCCGCAACCCCGGGCTTATGTGA
- a CDS encoding efflux transporter outer membrane subunit — MSSTQFRPRLGRYLTILPLTLALSACVTTEYTAPSADTAATFATSAPARSANGAWWLSFQDKTMDGLVTTALARNLSIHEAVAAIDEAGAGVAAARAAALPQANAGAGATRGDSQGSGAITESTSATLSTSWMFDIFGGNRSARAAAIAELEASKLSEEAARRAVTAAVATTYIDLRYYQQSIALTRQSISSRRETLRLTQDMLEVGQASRLDVLQAEQAVAQAEASLPVLETGFDQAVNRLATLTASRTAILRPQLQKGGAQPSARSNPSVGLPADVIRARPDVQIAERGLAAAVARIGVAEAEFWPSVSLSGSIRPMNVRGGGNPTSWSFGPAINLPIFTGGANRANLKAAESRAVQAHIRWQAEVLDAVEEVENGLSAWRRGGTNVAAQRKLVSTAQETVTLARDAWQAGQTDFFTVLDAERTALSARTALAGAVRDQAAAYVAVSIAAAAPMK; from the coding sequence ATGAGCAGCACCCAATTCCGGCCCCGTCTCGGGCGTTACCTTACGATCCTGCCGCTGACACTGGCGCTTTCGGCCTGTGTCACGACGGAATATACCGCCCCGAGCGCAGATACCGCCGCCACTTTCGCAACCAGTGCCCCTGCCCGCAGCGCCAATGGTGCCTGGTGGCTCAGCTTCCAGGACAAGACCATGGACGGGCTGGTCACCACGGCACTGGCGCGCAACCTTTCGATCCATGAGGCGGTCGCAGCGATTGACGAGGCCGGGGCCGGCGTAGCTGCCGCCCGCGCCGCCGCTCTGCCTCAGGCCAATGCCGGCGCCGGCGCGACGCGGGGCGACAGCCAGGGATCCGGCGCGATCACGGAAAGCACCTCTGCGACGCTTTCGACCTCGTGGATGTTCGACATTTTCGGTGGCAACCGCTCGGCCCGCGCCGCGGCCATTGCCGAACTCGAAGCCTCTAAGCTTTCCGAAGAGGCCGCGCGCCGTGCCGTCACCGCCGCCGTGGCCACGACCTATATCGACCTGCGCTACTATCAGCAAAGCATCGCTTTGACCCGGCAAAGCATCAGCAGCCGGCGCGAGACGCTGCGCCTGACCCAGGACATGCTGGAAGTCGGCCAGGCCAGCCGCCTTGATGTGCTCCAGGCTGAACAGGCCGTGGCCCAGGCCGAAGCGAGCCTGCCCGTCCTGGAGACCGGTTTCGATCAGGCGGTGAACCGGCTTGCGACGCTGACGGCCTCGCGCACTGCCATTCTGCGCCCGCAGCTGCAAAAAGGCGGCGCGCAGCCCTCCGCGCGCTCGAACCCCTCGGTCGGCTTGCCGGCCGACGTGATCCGCGCCCGTCCCGATGTGCAGATCGCCGAGCGCGGTCTTGCTGCCGCCGTCGCACGGATCGGTGTGGCCGAGGCAGAGTTCTGGCCTTCGGTCAGCCTTTCGGGATCAATCCGCCCGATGAATGTCAGGGGCGGCGGCAACCCGACCTCCTGGTCCTTCGGACCTGCGATCAACCTGCCGATCTTCACCGGCGGCGCCAACCGGGCCAATCTGAAAGCCGCAGAATCGCGTGCGGTCCAGGCCCATATCCGCTGGCAGGCCGAAGTGCTCGACGCGGTGGAAGAGGTCGAGAATGGCCTTTCCGCCTGGCGGCGCGGCGGCACCAACGTGGCAGCACAGCGCAAGCTGGTCTCGACCGCGCAGGAAACCGTGACACTGGCCCGCGATGCCTGGCAGGCGGGGCAGACCGATTTCTTCACCGTGCTGGATGCCGAACGCACCGCGCTTTCCGCGCGCACCGCACTGGCGGGCGCCGTGCGGGATCAGGCGGCGGCCTATGTTGCGGTCTCGATCGCGGCTGCCGCTCCGATGAAGTGA
- a CDS encoding PPC domain-containing DNA-binding protein — protein sequence MTSHSSRPASAADFPYTSGISRGRFGVFRLPPGADLIAALHAFQRHSGAPAISVVTCVGSLTRVLIRHANTPGGTLYEGHFEITSLTGTIAPEGEHLHLTITDGEGRAYGGHLLAESAVYTTAEITVLLLDDLVFTREPCALSGYDELVIHPATDGPHAHRPNPEEQSQ from the coding sequence TTGACCAGTCATTCTTCACGGCCGGCATCTGCCGCTGATTTCCCTTACACATCCGGGATCTCGCGGGGCCGCTTTGGCGTGTTCCGCCTGCCGCCCGGGGCCGATCTCATCGCGGCGCTGCATGCCTTTCAGCGCCACAGCGGTGCCCCCGCCATTTCGGTTGTCACCTGCGTCGGCAGTCTGACCCGGGTGCTGATTCGCCATGCGAACACACCCGGCGGCACGCTTTACGAGGGGCATTTCGAGATCACCTCGCTGACCGGGACCATCGCCCCCGAAGGCGAGCATCTGCATCTGACCATAACCGATGGTGAGGGCCGCGCTTATGGCGGCCATCTGCTGGCGGAGTCGGCGGTCTATACCACCGCCGAAATCACCGTCCTTCTGCTTGATGACCTGGTTTTCACCCGCGAACCCTGCGCCCTGTCCGGTTATGACGAACTCGTCATTCACCCCGCGACCGACGGGCCCCATGCGCACCGCCCCAACCCCGAGGAGCAATCCCAATGA
- a CDS encoding leucyl aminopeptidase has translation MSISLALAQPGSSEPSQYDGVIVLLRNGKGALGPKAAALDAATGGAISRAALAPRFTGKAGDCIDLLAPQGLKARRVVVLDLGPAAELTGLVASRAGSALAKHLETEAETAALMLFETAPATLDDAGVLAQILLGMRLRNYRFELMAKTEKPFDLALTVEAADSPALTRSTAQAEGVCLARTLVNYPASHLNPDNFADFLDPLREAGIGVEVLEQADLERLGMGAVLAVGNGSARPPRVIVLTWAGAEGQPLALVGKGMCFDAGGLCIKTGPQMFSMKGDMGGAAAVIGTMLALARQKAAVHVVGVLGVAENMLSGTSYKPGDVVTTMSGRTVEVFDTDCEGRMVLADVLHYTATRFSPTAIVDLATLTYSVMRGLGHVFAGLFATHDALADPLLAAGEAVGERFWRLPLDPAYDESLVSPIADLRQHGRDLEDGDAPVAAAFLKHFAEGVPYVHLDIAGKELIDEDRLHARAGGAGFGVQLLEEWISSGAAARFTSG, from the coding sequence ATGTCTATCAGTCTCGCGCTGGCTCAGCCCGGCAGCAGTGAACCGTCGCAATATGACGGGGTGATTGTGCTTTTGCGCAATGGCAAGGGTGCTCTGGGCCCGAAAGCGGCCGCGCTCGATGCCGCGACCGGCGGGGCGATCAGCCGGGCGGCGCTGGCGCCGCGCTTTACCGGCAAGGCCGGGGACTGCATTGACCTTCTGGCGCCGCAGGGGCTGAAAGCGCGCCGGGTGGTGGTGTTGGATCTCGGGCCGGCCGCGGAGCTTACGGGGCTGGTCGCCAGCCGCGCGGGCTCGGCGCTTGCGAAACATCTCGAGACCGAGGCAGAGACCGCAGCGCTGATGCTGTTTGAAACGGCACCCGCTACCCTGGACGATGCCGGGGTTCTGGCGCAGATCCTGCTGGGGATGCGGCTTCGGAATTACCGCTTTGAACTGATGGCAAAGACGGAAAAGCCCTTTGATCTGGCGCTGACCGTCGAGGCCGCGGACAGCCCTGCGCTGACCCGCAGTACGGCTCAGGCCGAAGGCGTGTGTCTGGCCCGCACCCTGGTGAATTACCCGGCGAGCCATCTGAACCCGGACAATTTCGCCGATTTCCTCGACCCGCTGCGCGAGGCCGGGATCGGGGTTGAAGTGCTGGAACAGGCCGATCTGGAGCGGCTTGGCATGGGCGCGGTGCTGGCGGTCGGCAATGGTTCAGCCCGCCCGCCACGGGTGATCGTGCTGACATGGGCGGGCGCGGAAGGGCAGCCGCTCGCGCTGGTGGGCAAGGGCATGTGTTTTGATGCGGGTGGGCTTTGCATCAAAACCGGGCCGCAGATGTTCTCCATGAAAGGCGATATGGGCGGGGCGGCGGCCGTGATCGGCACGATGCTGGCGCTGGCGCGGCAGAAGGCGGCGGTGCATGTGGTTGGCGTGCTGGGCGTGGCCGAGAATATGCTCTCGGGCACGTCTTACAAACCGGGCGATGTGGTCACTACCATGTCGGGCCGCACGGTCGAGGTGTTTGACACCGATTGCGAAGGGCGGATGGTGCTGGCCGATGTGCTGCATTACACCGCGACCCGGTTCAGCCCGACGGCCATCGTCGACCTCGCGACGCTGACCTATTCGGTGATGCGCGGGCTTGGCCATGTCTTTGCCGGGCTTTTTGCCACCCATGACGCATTGGCCGATCCGCTGCTGGCCGCCGGCGAGGCGGTGGGCGAGCGGTTCTGGCGGCTGCCTCTTGACCCGGCCTATGATGAGAGCCTCGTCTCACCGATTGCAGATCTGCGCCAGCATGGCCGTGATCTTGAGGATGGCGATGCGCCGGTCGCAGCTGCCTTCCTGAAGCATTTCGCGGAAGGCGTGCCCTATGTCCATCTCGACATCGCCGGCAAAGAGCTGATCGACGAGGACCGTCTGCATGCCCGCGCCGGCGGGGCCGGGTTCGGGGTGCAATTG
- a CDS encoding HAMP domain-containing sensor histidine kinase, which produces MSGESRRSWSIRRRLTRRVLWLVLLAWLGAIALATLFLDHEINEMLDEELQAMAETTVLYIEASPGQVIPRNIGIDPGNGERVLRILRAGDPVPTEPWPALASDGFHNANGWRVLRVSAENAVIEVAHNEAWRREEMFEAASAFLVLILPMVLLLVWGLRQSLAKGFAPLEDLTAGIAGRPPADLSPVPEAGLPDELHPLAHGLNQYIARVSALRDAERAFIANASHELRTPVAAIRARLDLSQDADARATLPMLDALTRRVERLLQLSRSEAGLGLGRGPADLIRITRLLLRETGGAQIRFDDGDLEEVQVAADPDALAILLRNLIENAVEHGSGQVLLRIREAPGAGAEVLIENPTSGTEFHEQAFAKRPGSTGTGLGLTISAELASAMGAKITRRIADGMARVEISLPGASLPAAGPGDQSPS; this is translated from the coding sequence ATGAGCGGTGAAAGCCGCAGATCCTGGTCGATCCGTCGCCGTCTGACCCGGCGCGTGCTGTGGCTTGTGCTTTTGGCCTGGCTGGGCGCGATCGCGCTGGCGACGCTGTTTCTGGATCATGAAATCAACGAGATGCTGGATGAAGAGCTCCAGGCCATGGCGGAAACCACGGTGCTTTACATCGAGGCGAGCCCCGGTCAGGTGATCCCCCGCAATATCGGCATCGATCCAGGAAATGGCGAGCGGGTGCTGCGCATCCTGCGGGCGGGTGATCCGGTGCCGACAGAGCCCTGGCCCGCACTTGCCAGCGATGGTTTCCATAATGCGAATGGCTGGCGCGTTTTACGGGTGAGTGCGGAAAACGCCGTGATCGAGGTCGCCCATAATGAGGCCTGGCGGCGCGAGGAAATGTTCGAGGCGGCCTCGGCCTTTCTGGTGCTGATCCTGCCGATGGTGCTTCTGCTGGTCTGGGGGCTGCGTCAGAGCCTGGCAAAGGGGTTTGCACCGCTGGAAGATCTGACTGCGGGGATTGCAGGCCGTCCGCCCGCCGATCTTTCGCCGGTGCCCGAGGCCGGGCTGCCTGATGAACTGCATCCGCTGGCCCATGGGCTGAACCAGTATATTGCGCGCGTCAGTGCGCTGCGCGACGCCGAACGCGCCTTCATCGCCAACGCCTCGCATGAATTGCGCACGCCGGTCGCCGCGATCCGCGCCCGGCTTGATCTGTCGCAGGATGCCGATGCCCGCGCGACGCTGCCGATGCTTGATGCGCTGACGCGACGGGTGGAGCGGCTCTTGCAGCTCTCGCGATCCGAGGCGGGTCTGGGGCTCGGGCGCGGACCGGCGGATCTGATTCGGATTACCCGGCTTTTGCTGCGCGAAACCGGGGGCGCGCAGATCCGGTTCGATGATGGCGATCTTGAGGAGGTTCAGGTTGCCGCCGATCCTGATGCGCTCGCGATCCTGTTGCGCAATCTGATCGAGAATGCGGTGGAGCATGGCAGCGGCCAGGTATTGCTGCGGATCCGCGAAGCGCCCGGTGCCGGAGCTGAGGTGCTGATCGAGAACCCGACCAGTGGCACGGAATTCCATGAACAGGCTTTTGCCAAACGGCCGGGATCAACCGGAACCGGGCTGGGTCTGACCATCAGTGCCGAACTGGCCTCGGCCATGGGGGCGAAAATCACCCGCCGGATCGCGGATGGCATGGCGCGGGTTGAAATCTCGCTGCCCGGGGCCAGCCTCCCTGCGGCAGGGCCGGGCGATCAGAGCCCCAGCTGA